In the Wyeomyia smithii strain HCP4-BCI-WySm-NY-G18 chromosome 2, ASM2978416v1, whole genome shotgun sequence genome, one interval contains:
- the LOC129725932 gene encoding neurofilament heavy polypeptide-like isoform X1, translated as MAKKGKAKNGPVKTEATADEKTTAATPPAENTPTEVVKPVEQSTKPAVQKPVEISKTPEESGKETAKPAETKKQTTPRQKQKAPPKPNEDAKKKEPPSKDSPTQASNPLQNGGPTLAESTAPEGTASEAEGTQTIKRKRNRRHRKKKTPAEGEEAGSQQQTQKTAPPVSADGEKPKKEHKKKRAKRLRALALAEAAASAQIAVAEGATGQQPDKIEQLQKKIEIAEKVLQQVQQQTHEEQKKVEGLKPDSPKQQQKQNNKRNRNDSETQKLAQKEAEVKKISEEKKEILSEAKKLQETKARKQQEMQKLLAEKAQKEEEAKRLIEEKNRKEAEAAKLNEQKARIEAVEQKITELEQMKVEPAAAKQQQQQQQQRPRKESESSKNKKQQVKQDSKESDSAKKGPEQQAKPEVIEKKASVDKVEKPTTEKKPAPEKAAPEKKVAVEKVTVDKAEADKIAAEKKNAAEKAAADKAAAEKAAVEKKIATEKAAAEKAASEKAAAEKAAAEKLAAEKAAAEKKLAAEKAAAEKAAAEKAAAEKLAAEKAAAEKKFAAEKAAAEKAAAEKAAAEKIAAQKAAAEKAAAEKAAAEKAAAEKAAAEKATAEKAAAAKIAAEKAAAEKLAAEKAAAEKKAFAEKAAVEKAAAEKAAAEKAAAEKLAAEKAAAEKKALAEKAAAEKAAADKAAADKAAADKAAVDKAAADKAAADKAAADKAAADKAAAEKVAAEKIAAEKAAVEKAAAEKLAAEKAAAEKATAEKAATEKAAAVNLPAEKLSAEQATVENAAIKLTAPANVESQKPTSENGAAKKSESKPNDNKPKPEHKGNNKKNKRSPKSSMSEDEKLTGPKNVESSDFVSSVKPEPVVAKSLETAAIAAVAAVCPVAATKAEESKSGSPEKTASAKQNTTEQKKGSPPKGNGTAAKPKPQPQPPTTTAKPQTPSKSPEKTLPKVSTPTPMKKAPSPPKTVPSRASPKPATPPATPNPTKKPELPPKPEFLKKKSPSIEKDKQPVVKQSAPDSAIETTMPQVPSASPAPCPVPEPSSTVPTSPSTDLPSPDANAAATNRLTEELNGAGGRKPATSPSKVKTLPKKPDVPPKPDVHNKNAAKMKTPIKQPAAAGSKAPTSDSRSPATEQSRSEAFKKNMEIISTLADILLSYPKKKKTLSPSDNTPSSSSALTPSTSTANTSSNQPSADTKKPQEPKAKKPRSNLNLDRILSILQSTQRPGNSNDGEAKSLQGFGFHSAFEAQPSSSSPLPASASMTLPVTSVSKSSADPCSSQQALLTKDAIRILMPTLQEVNVKFNVEKQLAALNATAAAAKLMPKTLPPGTDTTDDDELEEELDEEEESIEYKFAPRPVFLATNCQVCKNPLKTMVQCELCHMVSYCGEDHRRADVAGHKDLCSIIAELAKRRGGHIYNMAHKLTDDEYRNLRVHTLNQSEQMLKRPLQPFEREILLFPRTCCSPSCREWRQDLLTECKECRQLSFCAEHPEHLLPTHKTWCKSFFLFQKIILRQKLLGRIEPDLPVRIAGKTFTLPPNIDEVIKLLYKNSSALRDECVYATLTQIATAPLTALHGYLQTGLKPTETFTIHLVGAELQFEGDTLDKWEAFFLHIVPEITELRVVFVGPELNVENLPIDIISRIRMCRTCRMKCRGVKFDFQCRRFYHDYQQDRSCYSKPNLVCFFNPVLHSTANFEGFDTWPATLEAVAAIKCPVIVSAYTELDCPLDLIRFQREATRPLQIVQQPTLNPYRSKRPERNFISDGIVPLIFKNYYYFVVK; from the exons ATGGCGAAAAAAGGGAAAGCCAAAAATGGACCTGTGAAAACGGAGGCTACTGCAGATGAGAAAACAACTGCAGCAACACCTCCAGCGGAAAATACTCCTACCGAAGTGGTGAAACCCGTTGAACAATCAACAAAACCCGCTGTTCAAAAGCCTGTTGAGATTTCCAAAACGCCGGAGGAGTCGGGAAAAGAAACAGCAAAACCAGCGGAAACTAAGAAGCAAACCACGCCCCGACAAAAGCAAAAAGCTCCCCCCAAACCGAACGAAGACGCAAAGAAAAAGGAACCTCCATCGAAAGATTCCCCTACCCAAGCATCTAATCCGTTACAGAATGGAGGCCCAACTTTGGCGGAATCTACCGCACCCGAGGGCACTGCCAGTGAAGCCGAAGGTACTCAAACCATCAAAAGGAAGCGCAATCGAAGACATCGCAAGAAGAAAACACCCGCCGAAGGCGAAGAAGCTGGCTCGCAGCAGCAGACGCAAAAAACCGCTCCGCCAGTGTCCGCTGATGGAGAGAAACCGAAGAAGGAGCACAAGAAAAAACGTGCAAAGAGACTGCGCGCTCTAGCTCTGGCTGAGGCGGCAGCAAGCGCGCAGATAGCAGTAGCTGAAGGAGCCACCGGTCAACAACCGGACAAAATCGAacagctgcagaaaaaaatcgaaattgccGAGAAAGTTCTCCAACAGGTCCAGCAGCAGACCCATGAGGAACAGAAGAAAGTAGAGGGTCTGAAACCGGACTCGCCAAAGCAGCAACAAAAGCAGAACAACAAACGCAACCGAAACGATTCCGAAACACAGAAGCTGGCCCAAAAAGAAGCCGAAGTGAAGAAAATTTCCGAAGAAAAGAAGGAAATACTGAGCGAAGCGAAGAAATTACAAGAAACCAAAGCTCGCAAGCAGCAGGAAATGCAGAAGCTGCTTGCAGAGAAAGCCCAAAAGGAAGAGGAAGCCAAACGACTCATAGAGGAGAAAAATCGCAAAGAAGCAGAAGCAGCTAAGCTCAATGAGCAAAAGGCTCGAATTGAGGCGGTTGAACAAAAAATCACCGAATTGGAACAGATGAAAGTTGAACCCGCCGCCgcaaagcagcagcagcaacaacagcagcaaagGCCACGTAAGGAGTCCGAAtcgagcaaaaataaaaaacaacaagtGAAACAGGACAGTAAAGAATCTGATTCAGCGAAAAAAGGCCCAGAGCAGCAAGCTAAACCCGAAGTAATCGAAAAGAAAGCCAGTGTAGATAAGGTTGAGAAACCTACTACCGAAAAGAAGCCAGCACCCGAAAAAGCCGCACCTGAAAAAAAGGTCGCAGTTGAAAAGGTAACTGTCGACAAGGCTGAAGCAGATAAGATCGCCGCCGAAAAGAAGAACGCTGCTGAGAAGGCTGCTGCGGACAAAGCAGCAGCAGAGAAGGCCGCTGTTGAAAAAAAGATTGCTACTGAAAAAGCAGCAGCTGAGAAGGCCGCCAGCGAGAAAGCGGCAGCCGAAAAAGCAGCAGCTGAGAAGCTAGCCGCTGAGAAGGCCGCTGCAGAGAAGAAACTGGCTGCCGAAAAAGCAGCCGCTGAAAAGGCAGCAGCAGAGAAAGCTGCAGCCGAGAAACTAGCCGCTGAAAAGGCCGCCGCGGAAAAGAAATTTGCTGCCGAAAAGGCAGCCGCTGAAAAAGCAGCAGCTGAGAAGGCAGCTGCTGAAAAAATTGCTGCCCAGAAAGCTGCAGCAGAGAAAGCCGCTGCCGAAAAAGCGGCAGCTGAAAAGGCTGCAGCAGAGAAAGCCGCTGCAGAAAAGGCAACCGCGGAAAAGGCAGCAGCTGCAAAAATAGCAGCGGAGAAAGCCGCTGCTGAAAAACTAGCTGCTGAGAAAGCCGCTGCAGAAAAAAAGGCGTTTGCAGAAAAGGCAGCCGTTGAGAAGGCAGCAGCTGAAAAGGCAGCCGCGGAAAAAGCCGCTGCCGAAAAACTAGCTGCAGAGAAGGCCGCTGCAGAAAAAAAGGCACTTGCGGAAAAGGCAGCAGCTGAGAAAGCAGCAGCAGATAAAGCAGCGGCAGATAAGGCAGCAGCAGATAAAGCAGCAGTAGATAAAGCAGCAGCAGATAAAGCAGCAGCAGATAAGGCTGCAGCAGATAAGGCTGCAGCTGATAAAGCTGCAGCAGAGAAAGTAGCAGCGGAAAAAATAGCTGCTGAGAAAGCCGCAGTTGAAAAGGCAGCAGCTGAGAAACTAGCAGCCGAAAAAGCAGCAGCAGAGAAGGCAACTGCTGAAAAGGCAGCAACAGAAAAAGCAGCGGCTGTAAATTTGCCAGCAGAAAAATTATCGGCGGAACAAGCCACCGTTGAAAATGCTGCTATCAAACTAACAGCACCAGCAAATGTCGAATCTCAAAAACCGACATCTGAAAATGGAGCTGCCAAAAAATCAGAATCTAAGCCAAACGATAACAAACCCAAACCAGAACATAAAGGGAACAACAAGAAAAACAAGCGAAGCCCAAAGAGTAGTATGTCGGAAGACGAAAAACTGACCGGTCCAAAAAACGTGGAAAGCAGCGATTTTGTCTCATCTGTTAAGCCAGAACCAGTTGTAGCAAAATCGCTAGAAACCGCTGCCATTGCTGCTGTAGCCGCAGTTTGTCCAGTTGCCGCTACCAAAGCAGAAGAATCTAAATCCGGCTCTCCAGAAAAGACTGCCTCGGCCAAGCAAAACACAACGGAACAAAAGAAGGGATCACCCCCAAAGGGTAACGGAACCGCTGCTAAACCGAAACCACAACCACAGCCACCGACGACAACTGCTAAGCCACAGACACCATCAAAATCACCAGAAAAGACACTGCCGAAAGTCAGTACTCCAACTCCAATGAAAAAAGCACCTTCTCCACCGAAAACAGTTCCTTCTCGAGCCTCTCCAAAACCAGCAACTCCACCAGCAACTCCGAATCCTACCAAGAAACCCGAACTCCCACCTAAGCCTGAATTTCTAAAGAAAAAATCCCCTTCAATAGAGAAGGACAAGCAGCCAGTCGTTAAACAATCAGCACCAGATTCTGCCATAGAGACTACGATGCCACAGGTACCATCTGCATCACCAGCTCCGTGTCCTGTTCCCGAACCTTCCAGTACAGTTCCTACAAGTCCCTCCACTGATCTTCCATCTCCAGATGCAAACGCCGCGGCTACGAACCGACTAACGGAAGAATTGAACGGAGCAGGCGGCAGAAAACCAGCAACCAGCCCAAGTAAAGTAAAAACGCTGCCAAAGAAACCAGACGTTCCACCGAAACCGGACGTTCACAACAAAAATGCAGCCAAGATGAAGACTCCCATCAAGCAGCCTGCAGCCGCTGGATCGAAGGCACCAACG TCTGATTCTAGGTCCCCGGCCACGGAGCAAAGTAGATCGGAAGCATTTAAGAAAAATATGGAAATTATTTCCACTCTCGCCGATATCCTTCTATCCTATCCCAAGAAAAAGAAAACCCTTTCCCCCTCCGATAATACTCCTAGCTCATCAAGCGCATTAACACCATCCACCAGTACAGCAAACACTAGCTCGAACCAACCATCAGCAGACACCAAAAAACCACAAGAACCTAAAGCCAAAAAGCCGAGATCGAATCTTAATCTCGATCGTATACTATCCATTTTGCAAAGTACTCAAAGACCTGGTAACAGCAATGACGGCGAGGCAAAAAGCCTTCAAGGCTTTGGTTTCCACAGTGCATTCGAGGCACAACCTTCATCTTCATCTCCGTTACCAGCATCCGCATCTATGACGCTCCCTGTCACATCAGTGTCAAAATCGAGTGCAGATCCTTGTTCATCCCAGCAAGCCCTTCTAACCAAAGACGCTATCCGTATTTTGATGCCTACCTTGCAGGAGGTAAACGTGAAGTTCAACGTCGAAAAGCAACTCGCGGCACTCAATGCGACCGCAGCTGCCGCTAAACTGATGCCGAAAACTCTTCCCCCCGGTACGGATACAACCGACGATGATGAGCTCGAAGAAGAGTTAGACGAAGAGGAAGAATCCATTGAGTACAAGTTTGCGCCTCGTCCGGTGTTCTTGGCCACCAATTGTCAA GTTTGTAAAAACCCGCTTAAAACGATGGTTCAATGTGAACTATGCCACATGGTGTCCTATTGTGGGGAAGACCATCGGCGGGCGGATGTCGCTGGCCACAAAGACCTTTGCAGTATCATAGCGGAGCTCGCAAAGCGAAGAG GTGGACACATCTACAACATGGCGCACAAATTAACAGACGACGAGTATCGCAACCTCCGTGTCCACACATTAAACCAATCGGAACAAATGTTAAAACGACCGCTTCAACCATTCGAACGGGAGATCCTTCTTTTCCCTCGGACATGCTGTTCACCTAGTTGTCGTGAGTGGAGACAGGATCTACTCACCGAATGTAAGGAATGCCGTCAGTTATCGTTTTGTGCCGAGCATCCAGAACATCTCCTGCCTACCCATAAAACCTGGTGCAAGTCGTTCTTCCTCTTCCAAAAGATAATTCTTCGACAGAAACTTCTCGGCCGCATCGAGCCGGATCTACCAGTTCGAATAGCGGGAAAAACGTTCACTCTTCCTCCCAACATCGATGAAGTCATCAAGCTGCTCTACAAGAACTCAAGCG CACTTCGGGATGAATGTGTTTACGCAACGTTAACACAGATCGCCACTGCACCGCTGACCGCCCTGCACGGTTACTTGCAGACCGGTCTAAAGCCGACGGAAACCTTCACCATCCATCTGGTTGGCGCGGAGTTGCAGTTTGAAGGCGACACCCTGGACAAGTGGGAAGCATTCTTCCTTCACATCGTGCCGGAAATCACCGAACTGCGAGTTGTGTTCGTGGGACCCGAACTGAACGTCGAGAATCTGCCGATAGATATCATCAGCCGAATTCG aaTGTGCCGGACCTGCCGCATGAAGTGCCGCGGAGTGAAGTTTGACTTTCAGTGTCGGCGGTTCTACCACGATTACCAGCAAGACCGTAGCTGCTATTCGAAACCGAATCTGGTATGTTTCTTCAACCCTGTCCTGCATTCGACCGCCAATTTTGAAGGCTTCGATACCTGGCCTGCCACCCTGGAAGCTGTTGCAGCCATCAAATGTCCGGTTATCGTGAGCGCCTACACGGAACTCGATTGCCCACTGGATTTAATCCGATTTCAGAGGGAAGCCACGCGACCGTTACAGATTGTTCAGCAACCAACACTGAATCCGTACAGATCCAAACGCCCCGAACGCAACTTTATTTCCGATGGGATTGTACCATTAATCTTTAAAAACTATTACTACTTCGTAGTGAAATGA
- the LOC129725932 gene encoding plectin-like isoform X4, giving the protein MAKKGKAKNGPVKTEATADEKTTAATPPAENTPTEVVKPVEQSTKPAVQKPVEISKTPEESGKETAKPAETKKQTTPRQKQKAPPKPNEDAKKKEPPSKDSPTQASNPLQNGGPTLAESTAPEGTASEAEGTQTIKRKRNRRHRKKKTPAEGEEAGSQQQTQKTAPPVSADGEKPKKEHKKKRAKRLRALALAEAAASAQIAVAEGATGQQPDKIEQLQKKIEIAEKVLQQVQQQTHEEQKKVEGLKPDSPKQQQKQNNKRNRNDSETQKLAQKEAEVKKISEEKKEILSEAKKLQETKARKQQEMQKLLAEKAQKEEEAKRLIEEKNRKEAEAAKLNEQKARIEAVEQKITELEQMKVEPAAAKQQQQQQQQRPRKESESSKNKKQQVKQDSKESDSAKKGPEQQAKPEVIEKKASVDKVEKPTTEKKPAPEKAAPEKKVAVEKVTVDKAEADKIAAEKKNAAEKAAADKAAAEKAAVEKKIATEKAAAEKAASEKAAAEKAAAEKLAAEKAAAEKKLAAEKAAAEKAAAEKAAAEKLAAEKAAAEKKFAAEKAAAEKAAAEKAAAEKIAAQKAAAEKAAAEKAAAEKAAAEKAAAEKATAEKAAAAKIAAEKAAAEKLAAEKAAAEKKAFAEKAAVEKAAAEKAAAEKAAAEKLAAEKAAAEKKALAEKAAAEKAAADKAAADKAAADKAAVDKAAADKAAADKAAADKAAADKAAAEKVAAEKIAAEKAAVEKAAAEKLAAEKAAAEKATAEKAATEKAAAVNLPAEKLSAEQATVENAAIKLTAPANVESQKPTSENGAAKKSESKPNDNKPKPEHKGNNKKNKRSPKSSMSEDEKLTGPKNVESSDFVSSVKPEPVVAKSLETAAIAAVAAVCPVAATKAEESKSGSPEKTASAKQNTTEQKKGSPPKGNGTAAKPKPQPQPPTTTAKPQTPSKSPEKTLPKVSTPTPMKKAPSPPKTVPSRASPKPATPPATPNPTKKPELPPKPEFLKKKSPSIEKDKQPVVKQSAPDSAIETTMPQEVNVKFNVEKQLAALNATAAAAKLMPKTLPPGTDTTDDDELEEELDEEEESIEYKFAPRPVFLATNCQVCKNPLKTMVQCELCHMVSYCGEDHRRADVAGHKDLCSIIAELAKRRGGHIYNMAHKLTDDEYRNLRVHTLNQSEQMLKRPLQPFEREILLFPRTCCSPSCREWRQDLLTECKECRQLSFCAEHPEHLLPTHKTWCKSFFLFQKIILRQKLLGRIEPDLPVRIAGKTFTLPPNIDEVIKLLYKNSSALRDECVYATLTQIATAPLTALHGYLQTGLKPTETFTIHLVGAELQFEGDTLDKWEAFFLHIVPEITELRVVFVGPELNVENLPIDIISRIRMCRTCRMKCRGVKFDFQCRRFYHDYQQDRSCYSKPNLVCFFNPVLHSTANFEGFDTWPATLEAVAAIKCPVIVSAYTELDCPLDLIRFQREATRPLQIVQQPTLNPYRSKRPERNFISDGIVPLIFKNYYYFVVK; this is encoded by the exons ATGGCGAAAAAAGGGAAAGCCAAAAATGGACCTGTGAAAACGGAGGCTACTGCAGATGAGAAAACAACTGCAGCAACACCTCCAGCGGAAAATACTCCTACCGAAGTGGTGAAACCCGTTGAACAATCAACAAAACCCGCTGTTCAAAAGCCTGTTGAGATTTCCAAAACGCCGGAGGAGTCGGGAAAAGAAACAGCAAAACCAGCGGAAACTAAGAAGCAAACCACGCCCCGACAAAAGCAAAAAGCTCCCCCCAAACCGAACGAAGACGCAAAGAAAAAGGAACCTCCATCGAAAGATTCCCCTACCCAAGCATCTAATCCGTTACAGAATGGAGGCCCAACTTTGGCGGAATCTACCGCACCCGAGGGCACTGCCAGTGAAGCCGAAGGTACTCAAACCATCAAAAGGAAGCGCAATCGAAGACATCGCAAGAAGAAAACACCCGCCGAAGGCGAAGAAGCTGGCTCGCAGCAGCAGACGCAAAAAACCGCTCCGCCAGTGTCCGCTGATGGAGAGAAACCGAAGAAGGAGCACAAGAAAAAACGTGCAAAGAGACTGCGCGCTCTAGCTCTGGCTGAGGCGGCAGCAAGCGCGCAGATAGCAGTAGCTGAAGGAGCCACCGGTCAACAACCGGACAAAATCGAacagctgcagaaaaaaatcgaaattgccGAGAAAGTTCTCCAACAGGTCCAGCAGCAGACCCATGAGGAACAGAAGAAAGTAGAGGGTCTGAAACCGGACTCGCCAAAGCAGCAACAAAAGCAGAACAACAAACGCAACCGAAACGATTCCGAAACACAGAAGCTGGCCCAAAAAGAAGCCGAAGTGAAGAAAATTTCCGAAGAAAAGAAGGAAATACTGAGCGAAGCGAAGAAATTACAAGAAACCAAAGCTCGCAAGCAGCAGGAAATGCAGAAGCTGCTTGCAGAGAAAGCCCAAAAGGAAGAGGAAGCCAAACGACTCATAGAGGAGAAAAATCGCAAAGAAGCAGAAGCAGCTAAGCTCAATGAGCAAAAGGCTCGAATTGAGGCGGTTGAACAAAAAATCACCGAATTGGAACAGATGAAAGTTGAACCCGCCGCCgcaaagcagcagcagcaacaacagcagcaaagGCCACGTAAGGAGTCCGAAtcgagcaaaaataaaaaacaacaagtGAAACAGGACAGTAAAGAATCTGATTCAGCGAAAAAAGGCCCAGAGCAGCAAGCTAAACCCGAAGTAATCGAAAAGAAAGCCAGTGTAGATAAGGTTGAGAAACCTACTACCGAAAAGAAGCCAGCACCCGAAAAAGCCGCACCTGAAAAAAAGGTCGCAGTTGAAAAGGTAACTGTCGACAAGGCTGAAGCAGATAAGATCGCCGCCGAAAAGAAGAACGCTGCTGAGAAGGCTGCTGCGGACAAAGCAGCAGCAGAGAAGGCCGCTGTTGAAAAAAAGATTGCTACTGAAAAAGCAGCAGCTGAGAAGGCCGCCAGCGAGAAAGCGGCAGCCGAAAAAGCAGCAGCTGAGAAGCTAGCCGCTGAGAAGGCCGCTGCAGAGAAGAAACTGGCTGCCGAAAAAGCAGCCGCTGAAAAGGCAGCAGCAGAGAAAGCTGCAGCCGAGAAACTAGCCGCTGAAAAGGCCGCCGCGGAAAAGAAATTTGCTGCCGAAAAGGCAGCCGCTGAAAAAGCAGCAGCTGAGAAGGCAGCTGCTGAAAAAATTGCTGCCCAGAAAGCTGCAGCAGAGAAAGCCGCTGCCGAAAAAGCGGCAGCTGAAAAGGCTGCAGCAGAGAAAGCCGCTGCAGAAAAGGCAACCGCGGAAAAGGCAGCAGCTGCAAAAATAGCAGCGGAGAAAGCCGCTGCTGAAAAACTAGCTGCTGAGAAAGCCGCTGCAGAAAAAAAGGCGTTTGCAGAAAAGGCAGCCGTTGAGAAGGCAGCAGCTGAAAAGGCAGCCGCGGAAAAAGCCGCTGCCGAAAAACTAGCTGCAGAGAAGGCCGCTGCAGAAAAAAAGGCACTTGCGGAAAAGGCAGCAGCTGAGAAAGCAGCAGCAGATAAAGCAGCGGCAGATAAGGCAGCAGCAGATAAAGCAGCAGTAGATAAAGCAGCAGCAGATAAAGCAGCAGCAGATAAGGCTGCAGCAGATAAGGCTGCAGCTGATAAAGCTGCAGCAGAGAAAGTAGCAGCGGAAAAAATAGCTGCTGAGAAAGCCGCAGTTGAAAAGGCAGCAGCTGAGAAACTAGCAGCCGAAAAAGCAGCAGCAGAGAAGGCAACTGCTGAAAAGGCAGCAACAGAAAAAGCAGCGGCTGTAAATTTGCCAGCAGAAAAATTATCGGCGGAACAAGCCACCGTTGAAAATGCTGCTATCAAACTAACAGCACCAGCAAATGTCGAATCTCAAAAACCGACATCTGAAAATGGAGCTGCCAAAAAATCAGAATCTAAGCCAAACGATAACAAACCCAAACCAGAACATAAAGGGAACAACAAGAAAAACAAGCGAAGCCCAAAGAGTAGTATGTCGGAAGACGAAAAACTGACCGGTCCAAAAAACGTGGAAAGCAGCGATTTTGTCTCATCTGTTAAGCCAGAACCAGTTGTAGCAAAATCGCTAGAAACCGCTGCCATTGCTGCTGTAGCCGCAGTTTGTCCAGTTGCCGCTACCAAAGCAGAAGAATCTAAATCCGGCTCTCCAGAAAAGACTGCCTCGGCCAAGCAAAACACAACGGAACAAAAGAAGGGATCACCCCCAAAGGGTAACGGAACCGCTGCTAAACCGAAACCACAACCACAGCCACCGACGACAACTGCTAAGCCACAGACACCATCAAAATCACCAGAAAAGACACTGCCGAAAGTCAGTACTCCAACTCCAATGAAAAAAGCACCTTCTCCACCGAAAACAGTTCCTTCTCGAGCCTCTCCAAAACCAGCAACTCCACCAGCAACTCCGAATCCTACCAAGAAACCCGAACTCCCACCTAAGCCTGAATTTCTAAAGAAAAAATCCCCTTCAATAGAGAAGGACAAGCAGCCAGTCGTTAAACAATCAGCACCAGATTCTGCCATAGAGACTACGATGCCACAG GAGGTAAACGTGAAGTTCAACGTCGAAAAGCAACTCGCGGCACTCAATGCGACCGCAGCTGCCGCTAAACTGATGCCGAAAACTCTTCCCCCCGGTACGGATACAACCGACGATGATGAGCTCGAAGAAGAGTTAGACGAAGAGGAAGAATCCATTGAGTACAAGTTTGCGCCTCGTCCGGTGTTCTTGGCCACCAATTGTCAA GTTTGTAAAAACCCGCTTAAAACGATGGTTCAATGTGAACTATGCCACATGGTGTCCTATTGTGGGGAAGACCATCGGCGGGCGGATGTCGCTGGCCACAAAGACCTTTGCAGTATCATAGCGGAGCTCGCAAAGCGAAGAG GTGGACACATCTACAACATGGCGCACAAATTAACAGACGACGAGTATCGCAACCTCCGTGTCCACACATTAAACCAATCGGAACAAATGTTAAAACGACCGCTTCAACCATTCGAACGGGAGATCCTTCTTTTCCCTCGGACATGCTGTTCACCTAGTTGTCGTGAGTGGAGACAGGATCTACTCACCGAATGTAAGGAATGCCGTCAGTTATCGTTTTGTGCCGAGCATCCAGAACATCTCCTGCCTACCCATAAAACCTGGTGCAAGTCGTTCTTCCTCTTCCAAAAGATAATTCTTCGACAGAAACTTCTCGGCCGCATCGAGCCGGATCTACCAGTTCGAATAGCGGGAAAAACGTTCACTCTTCCTCCCAACATCGATGAAGTCATCAAGCTGCTCTACAAGAACTCAAGCG CACTTCGGGATGAATGTGTTTACGCAACGTTAACACAGATCGCCACTGCACCGCTGACCGCCCTGCACGGTTACTTGCAGACCGGTCTAAAGCCGACGGAAACCTTCACCATCCATCTGGTTGGCGCGGAGTTGCAGTTTGAAGGCGACACCCTGGACAAGTGGGAAGCATTCTTCCTTCACATCGTGCCGGAAATCACCGAACTGCGAGTTGTGTTCGTGGGACCCGAACTGAACGTCGAGAATCTGCCGATAGATATCATCAGCCGAATTCG aaTGTGCCGGACCTGCCGCATGAAGTGCCGCGGAGTGAAGTTTGACTTTCAGTGTCGGCGGTTCTACCACGATTACCAGCAAGACCGTAGCTGCTATTCGAAACCGAATCTGGTATGTTTCTTCAACCCTGTCCTGCATTCGACCGCCAATTTTGAAGGCTTCGATACCTGGCCTGCCACCCTGGAAGCTGTTGCAGCCATCAAATGTCCGGTTATCGTGAGCGCCTACACGGAACTCGATTGCCCACTGGATTTAATCCGATTTCAGAGGGAAGCCACGCGACCGTTACAGATTGTTCAGCAACCAACACTGAATCCGTACAGATCCAAACGCCCCGAACGCAACTTTATTTCCGATGGGATTGTACCATTAATCTTTAAAAACTATTACTACTTCGTAGTGAAATGA